In one Lolium rigidum isolate FL_2022 chromosome 3, APGP_CSIRO_Lrig_0.1, whole genome shotgun sequence genomic region, the following are encoded:
- the LOC124697928 gene encoding dof zinc finger protein DOF3.6-like, whose translation MVFPPSPAYLDPPNWNNQQQGQQPRATGGGGGGDAQQQHMPVGPTTATAAQPEAGGLPSSSVANEVAGEQQARPNSMTERARMARVPQPEPALKCPRCDSTNTKFCYYNNYSLSQPRHFCKACRRYWTRGGALRTVPVGGGCRRNKRSSKSSAASSSKPSSSSARQLAGGASSMPSTAASTNPGPTGAMIPSGLSSMSHHLPFLGTMHPPGPNLGLAFSVGLPPLGMQQRQHMDGSVDQFPLASGGGATFSASLEQWRVQQQQQPHQQHFPFLELPPAPPMYQLGLQANRAAGPSAATPLPAMFTLGQTSATEEASMKEADSKGQEMSLQRQYMEALRQGEGVWGGSASDNTGNGSGSWTMNIPGFHSSSGGGDGGGLL comes from the exons ATGGTGTTCCCTCCGTCGCCTGCATACCTAGATCCGCCTAATTGGAATAACCAG CAGCAAGGTCAGCAGCCGAGGGCGAcgggcggtggcggaggaggagatgCACAGCAACAGCATATGCCCGTGGGCCCGACAACGGCTACGGCAGCGCAGCCCGAAGCCGGCGGCCTGCCGAGCAGCTCGGTGGCCAATGAAGTCGCGGGCGAGCAGCAGGCGCGGCCGAACTCGATGACGGAGCGCGCTAGGATGGCACGGGTGCCGCAGCCGGAGCCGGCGCTGAAGTGCCCGCGCTGCGACTCCACCAACACCAAGTTCTGCTACTACAACAACTACTCCCTCTCGCAGCCCCGCCACTTCTGCAAGGCGTGCCGCCGCTACTGgacgcgcggcggcgccctccggaCCGTCCCGGTGGGCGGTGGGTGCCGCCGCAACAAGCGCTCGTCCAAGTcatccgccgcgtcctcctccaagccatcttcttcctcagccAGGCAGCTAGCCGGTGGCGCCTCATCGATGCCATCAACCGCGGCATCGACAAACCCGGGACCCACCGGAGCAATGATCCCGTCGGGGCTCAGCTCCATGTCGCACCACCTGCCGTTCTTGGGTACGATGCACCCGCCGGGGCCCAACCTAGGGCTAGCCTTTTCCGTCGGGCTCCCGCCGCTCGGCATGCAGCAGCGGCAGCACATGGACGGGAGCGTGGATCAGTTCCCGCTtgcaagcggcggcggcgccaccttTAGCGCGTCACTCGAGCAGTGGAgagtgcagcagcagcagcagcctcaTCAGCAGCACTTCCCTTTCTTGGAACTTCCACCGGCGCCGCCGATGTACCAACTGGGGTTGCAAGCTAATCGAGCGGCGGGGCCTAGCGCAGCAACACCGTTGCCGGCGATGTTCACGTTAGGGCAGACCAGTGCAACCGAAGAAGCATCAATGAAGGAGGCGGACAGCAAAGGGCAAGAGATGAGCCTGCAGAGGCAGTACATGGAGGCGCTTCGCCAAGGGGAGGGCGTCTGGGGTGGCAGCGCCAGCGACAACACCGGCAATGGCAGTGGCAGCTGGACCATGAACATCCCCGGATTTCATTCCTCGtcgggtggcggtgacggtggcggcctGTTGTAG